Genomic DNA from Capsicum annuum cultivar UCD-10X-F1 unplaced genomic scaffold, UCD10Xv1.1 ctg46057, whole genome shotgun sequence:
TACTCTTTCCATCAATCTACATCCCAAGAAACAAGTACAAATTATCAAGGTCGATTCAGAATTTAGAGTCAACCGGTCAAACTAGATAGATGTGATCTACTAGACATATTTCCATTTTCATTGtttttttccaaatatatgtCTAAGTGATTCGATCTGAAAGTATAGCTAGCTAGTGGTTTAGTTATTGAATCTGGTGAACTCGTTCTAGATCTGCCTCTATAAGAATAACGAAAAAGAGTATGGATCCCTCGAACAATTCTCTACCCCCTCCTTTCCATACGAGGAATTTCAACTTACAGCACCAGCACCAGCACCAGCACCACCAACCACTTCAGTTCCAACAAAGCTCAGAAGACGAGCAAAGTGGAACAAGTGGGCTTAACATGTCCGGTCAAAAGAGAGATCGCaaagacaacaacaacatcaacaacatcaacaacaacaacgacaacaacaacgacaactaTAATGATTCAAATGTTGGTGAATCGACCGATGAATTAGGCGTAAACGGAACCAATAGAGAAGGAGAGTTCAATAGAAGGCCAAGAGGTAGACCTTCTGGATCCAAAAATAAGCCAAAAGCACCTATCATCATAACTAGAGATAGCGCAAATGCACTTAGAACTCATGTTATGGAAATTGCTGATGGTTGTGATATTATGGAAAgtgtttcaaatttttcaagaaGACGTCAAAGAGGTGTATGTATTATGAGTGGTACAGgcaatgttacaaatgttaactTAAGACAACCAGCTTCACCAGGTAAACTTTTTTTCGATAgggtaactggtaaagttgttgtcgtATGACCAGAAGGTCACGGGAAAACAGccccttgcagaaatgtaaggtgaggctatggaaatagcctcttg
This window encodes:
- the LOC107857407 gene encoding AT-hook motif nuclear-localized protein 26; this translates as MDPSNNSLPPPFHTRNFNLQHQHQHQHHQPLQFQQSSEDEQSGTSGLNMSGQKRDRKDNNNINNINNNNDNNNDNYNDSNVGESTDELGVNGTNREGEFNRRPRGRPSGSKNKPKAPIIITRDSANALRTHVMEIADGCDIMESVSNFSRRRQRGVCIMSGTGNVTNVNLRQPASPGAIATLHGRFEILSLAGSFLPPPAPPAASGLTIYLAGGQGQVVGGCVVGSLMASGPVVIMAASFSNAAYERLPLEDDDSNQLPVQGGSIGSPVATTVAPGGPQQQLLGDPSLFHGMPPNLLNNVQLPSEAYWATGRPPF